In Streptomyces sp. NBC_01381, the sequence TCCGCTGGTGGAGCCGCTCAGTCTGGACGAGGCCTTTGTCGACTTGGAGGCGGGCGGCGTGGCCGACGACCAGGCGTCGGCGCTGGCCGTGGGGGAGCGGTTGCGCGCCGACATCAAGACGGTGACCGGACTTGCCGGGTCGGTCGGGCTCGCCGCGTCCAAGATGCTGGCGAAGATCGCCTCGGAGGAGGCCAAGCCCGATGGGCTGCGGCTGATAGTTCCGGGGACCGAGCGGGAGCTGCTCGCGCCGATGTCCGTGCGGACGCTGCCCGGGGTCGGTCCTGCCACCGGGGACCATCTGCGGCGGGGTGGGATCACGACGGTGGGGGAGATCGCGGAGGCGGGTGAGGACGAGCTCGTACGGCTGCTCGGGAAGTCGCACGGGAGCGCGCTGTACGCGATGGCGCAGGCGCGGGACGAGCGGCCCGTGGTGGCGGAGCGGGAGTCCAAGTCGGTCAGTGTCGAGGACACGTACGACGTGGACATTCACGACCGGGTGCGGGTCAGGGGCGAGGTGGCGCGGCTCGCCGACCGGTGTGTGGAGCGGTTGCGGGCTGCCGGGCACTCGGGGCGGACCATCGTGCTGAAGGTGCGGCGGTTCGACTTCTCGACGCTGACACGGTCCGAGACGCTGCGGGGGCCCACGGACGACCCTGGGGTGGTGCGGGAGGCTGCCGCGCGGCTGCTGGAGTCCGTGGACACCACGGGGGGCGTGCGGCTCCTTGGCGTGGGGGTCACGGGGCTTGCGGACTACACGCAGGAGGATCTCTTCGCGCAGGCTCGGGCCGACGGGCTTGAGCGAGGGGAGGGCGAGGCTGCCGGGGCCGTGACTGAGGTCGAGGGCGCGGCGGAGGTCGAGGAGGCGTCCGTCGAGGAGGTACCGCTCGGTGCGCGGCGGTGGGCCGCGGGGCACGATGTGCGGCATGCCGTGTACGGGTGCGGGTGGGTGCAGGGGAGCGGGCTTGGGCGGGTGACGGTGCGGTTCGAGACTCCGGGGTCGGTGCCGGGGCGGGTGCGGACGTTTCGGGTCGATGATCCGGAGTTGGTGGAGGCGGAGCCGTTGCCGCTGGTGGCTCCGCCGGAGGGCGGGGCTGGGCAGTGCCCCTCGGGGTAGCGGTGCTCGGCAGTGGGCGTTGTGCCCACCCTTCCCCAAGCTCTCGGCTTCGCTCGAGCAGGGGAGACCCCACTCGCCCTGCGGAACGCCTGCCCACAACGAGGCGGTCGGGCCGGCCGGGGAAGCGCCGCGTACGGGGGAGGGCGCGGCGTCAGGGGTCTTTGTCTGCGGTGTTGCCGAAGTTCTGGTCGGGGGGTGGTGGGGGCGTGATGTCCAGGCCGTAGTGGTGGTAGAGCTGGAGTTCCTGTTCGGGGGAGAGGTGGCGGCCTACGCCGAAGTCGGGGGCGTCCTTGATCAGGGAGCGTTCGAAGGGGATGCGCAGGGTGCCCTCTCCCGTGACCTCGCTGGGTTCCAGGGGGACGAAGGCGTCACGGCTGAACAGGCCCGTGCGTATCGCGGCCCACTCCGGGGCGC encodes:
- a CDS encoding DNA polymerase IV, producing MRTAPTILHLDMDAFYASAEQAAKPSLRGKAVVVGGLGPRGVVATASYEARKLGVHSAMPMGQARRLAPNAAYLVPRFGLYREISEQVMALLRELSPLVEPLSLDEAFVDLEAGGVADDQASALAVGERLRADIKTVTGLAGSVGLAASKMLAKIASEEAKPDGLRLIVPGTERELLAPMSVRTLPGVGPATGDHLRRGGITTVGEIAEAGEDELVRLLGKSHGSALYAMAQARDERPVVAERESKSVSVEDTYDVDIHDRVRVRGEVARLADRCVERLRAAGHSGRTIVLKVRRFDFSTLTRSETLRGPTDDPGVVREAAARLLESVDTTGGVRLLGVGVTGLADYTQEDLFAQARADGLERGEGEAAGAVTEVEGAAEVEEASVEEVPLGARRWAAGHDVRHAVYGCGWVQGSGLGRVTVRFETPGSVPGRVRTFRVDDPELVEAEPLPLVAPPEGGAGQCPSG
- a CDS encoding PRC-barrel domain-containing protein; translated protein: MQTDIDPRNLIGRKAFDRDGAKIGTIDEVYLDDATGAPEWAAIRTGLFSRDAFVPLEPSEVTGEGTLRIPFERSLIKDAPDFGVGRHLSPEQELQLYHHYGLDITPPPPPDQNFGNTADKDP